Proteins from a genomic interval of Nocardia sp. BMG51109:
- a CDS encoding helix-turn-helix domain-containing protein: protein MHMTTGEVIRRIRKSIGMTQSELAALLYLTQPAVSQLEHDGPAVHDIRTLRRVARALGVPLDILVVADEEEADVRRREFFRAGAVGAGGLAAGASAAGTVSASPIRVGAADVAAITDSVNQIHDLDLVIGGDRLRGVAAGQVRYTQHLLNVGSYSDAVGRELAAVTAETMIAAGWIHYDSGHPDSAARYYTEAAQTATAANDGIAAAHAFGNASHLMVNRFGSNTNGDRLAVQYARAASRAALHRGGPKLRALMALREAEAHGARGDRTETVDALSRAFRAYESTRGFDPDWVYLPQAQMSGVSGKAHMRLGDHTAATAHLQQAIGCSSAWPRERASWQLHLAHNLVRSGDLAQACTLLTETFTTITDLASARLQGRLNEIATTVRPHAKVAEAREFLGMRAAR, encoded by the coding sequence ATGCACATGACGACCGGGGAGGTTATCCGCCGCATCCGGAAATCCATCGGTATGACCCAGTCCGAGCTGGCCGCGCTCCTCTACCTCACGCAACCGGCCGTCTCCCAGCTCGAACACGACGGTCCGGCTGTCCACGACATCCGCACGCTGCGTCGCGTAGCCCGCGCCCTCGGCGTTCCGCTTGACATACTGGTGGTGGCGGATGAAGAGGAGGCGGACGTGAGACGACGCGAATTCTTCAGAGCCGGCGCGGTCGGCGCCGGGGGCTTGGCCGCGGGTGCGTCGGCGGCCGGTACCGTCTCGGCGTCGCCGATAAGAGTGGGTGCCGCCGACGTCGCGGCAATCACCGACAGCGTCAACCAGATCCACGATCTCGATCTGGTCATAGGCGGCGACCGCCTGCGCGGGGTGGCGGCTGGACAGGTCCGCTATACCCAGCATCTCCTCAACGTGGGCAGCTACAGCGATGCCGTCGGGAGGGAACTCGCCGCTGTCACTGCCGAGACGATGATCGCGGCGGGCTGGATACACTACGACTCCGGGCATCCGGACAGTGCCGCCCGCTACTACACCGAAGCAGCCCAAACCGCCACTGCCGCAAACGACGGCATCGCAGCCGCGCACGCCTTCGGTAACGCCAGCCACCTGATGGTCAACAGGTTCGGGTCGAATACGAACGGAGACCGGCTGGCCGTGCAGTACGCCCGAGCGGCCTCCCGCGCCGCACTGCACCGAGGGGGGCCGAAGTTGCGGGCGCTCATGGCACTCCGCGAGGCCGAAGCCCACGGAGCCCGGGGCGACCGCACCGAGACGGTGGACGCCCTCTCGAGAGCGTTCCGCGCGTACGAATCCACCCGCGGATTCGATCCGGACTGGGTCTACCTGCCGCAGGCCCAGATGAGCGGCGTCTCGGGCAAAGCCCACATGCGGCTCGGCGACCACACGGCGGCAACGGCCCACCTGCAACAGGCGATCGGCTGCTCCTCCGCGTGGCCGCGCGAGCGCGCGTCATGGCAACTCCATCTGGCTCACAACCTCGTCCGGAGTGGCGACCTCGCGCAAGCCTGCACACTGCTGACCGAAACGTTCACAACCATCACAGACCTGGCATCCGCTCGGTTGCAGGGGCGGCTGAACGAGATCGCCACGACCGTGCGTCCACATGCGAAGGTGGCCGAAGCGCGGGAGTTCCTCGGAATGCGGGCGGCGCGCTGA
- a CDS encoding PepSY domain-containing protein gives MTVLIRRKGVRWLLAGAATAAVITGSTALATAITSGSPLDYRSQAHVAEIVPSTIGRQQAIDAALAAVPGGTVTGADLDHDRGRPEWEVDLTTPDGIEHEVRIDADTGAVLNVGVDDDN, from the coding sequence GTGACAGTTCTCATCCGTCGAAAAGGCGTGCGCTGGCTGCTCGCCGGCGCCGCCACCGCGGCCGTCATCACCGGTTCCACCGCACTCGCCACCGCTATCACCTCGGGGTCTCCGCTCGACTACCGCTCCCAGGCGCACGTTGCCGAGATCGTTCCATCGACGATCGGCAGGCAGCAGGCCATCGACGCGGCACTGGCGGCAGTACCCGGCGGCACCGTCACCGGCGCCGACCTCGACCACGACCGGGGCCGTCCGGAATGGGAGGTCGATCTGACGACACCGGACGGGATCGAACACGAGGTACGAATCGACGCCGACACCGGCGCGGTACTGAATGTCGGGGTGGACGACGACAACTGA
- a CDS encoding HNH endonuclease signature motif containing protein has protein sequence MSSSGGIEERDSGPLHAAVTGVLEMPLTPLSDDDVVEMMRDIEKCARILTAVQHRLLVEANERSLPARFGSKSIKKFLIETLRLNSADAGSRVHRALWVGTPHDMAGEPIDPPLPHTAHALESGEISTDHVRGIVAVMNRIPRGVGPEEREAAEQILAEFARTGSPDDIGKVGDRILAHLDPDGRMSTDLDRARRRAITIGRQRPDGMSPIHGEIDPVLRALLDPLLAKYARPGACNPDDPDSPAIDIDHADPRVLADAASRDRRSAAQRNHDALHALLSSGVFADRLGAHRGVPVTAILTMSVDEVEQAAGVATTATGGTVPMSKALALAERSQPFLAVFDHAGLPLHLGRTKRLASPAQRLALIATLHGCSRPGCDAPASLSAVHHVHEHRRGGATDIENLTLACDACHALIHDGPGGWKTVVQGPDSRYPGRTAWIAPVHVDPQQIPRLNHRHHANELLAEVLARIHRRNEDERAQHRRWLPTRTAGDAA, from the coding sequence ATGTCTTCGAGCGGGGGAATCGAGGAGCGGGACTCGGGCCCGCTGCATGCCGCAGTCACCGGCGTGCTCGAGATGCCGTTGACGCCCCTGTCCGACGACGACGTGGTCGAGATGATGCGCGATATCGAGAAGTGCGCGCGGATACTGACCGCGGTGCAGCACAGGCTCTTGGTGGAGGCGAACGAGCGGTCGTTGCCGGCCCGGTTCGGGTCGAAGTCGATCAAGAAGTTCTTGATCGAAACCTTGCGGCTGAACAGTGCCGACGCCGGCTCCCGGGTACATCGAGCGTTGTGGGTGGGCACCCCGCACGACATGGCGGGCGAACCGATCGATCCGCCGCTGCCGCACACCGCGCACGCCCTGGAATCCGGAGAGATCTCGACCGATCACGTGCGCGGAATAGTGGCCGTGATGAACCGCATCCCACGCGGAGTCGGCCCCGAGGAGCGAGAGGCCGCCGAGCAGATCCTCGCAGAGTTCGCCCGCACCGGATCACCGGACGATATCGGGAAGGTCGGCGATCGTATCCTCGCCCATCTGGATCCCGACGGCCGCATGAGCACCGATCTGGACCGGGCCCGCAGGCGGGCGATCACCATCGGCCGGCAGCGGCCGGACGGGATGAGCCCGATCCACGGGGAGATCGATCCGGTACTGCGAGCATTGCTGGACCCGCTACTGGCCAAATACGCCCGGCCCGGCGCCTGCAACCCGGATGATCCCGACAGTCCGGCCATCGACATCGACCACGCCGACCCGCGGGTCCTGGCCGACGCCGCGTCTCGTGACCGCCGTTCGGCCGCGCAGCGAAATCATGATGCGCTCCACGCCTTGCTGTCGTCGGGTGTGTTCGCCGACCGGCTGGGCGCCCACCGCGGCGTGCCGGTCACGGCGATCCTGACGATGTCCGTCGACGAGGTCGAACAGGCTGCCGGGGTGGCGACCACCGCGACCGGCGGCACCGTCCCGATGAGCAAGGCCCTCGCACTCGCGGAGCGGTCCCAGCCGTTCCTGGCGGTGTTCGACCACGCCGGACTGCCACTACACCTCGGCCGCACCAAACGCCTCGCGTCCCCGGCTCAGCGGCTGGCGTTGATCGCCACCCTGCACGGCTGCTCACGACCCGGCTGCGATGCCCCGGCGAGCCTGTCCGCAGTGCACCATGTGCACGAGCACCGCAGGGGTGGCGCGACGGATATCGAGAATCTGACCCTGGCGTGCGATGCTTGCCACGCACTGATCCACGACGGGCCCGGCGGCTGGAAAACCGTTGTGCAGGGCCCGGATTCACGGTACCCGGGGCGTACGGCGTGGATCGCGCCGGTCCATGTCGACCCGCAGCAGATCCCGCGGCTCAACCACCGCCACCACGCCAACGAACTACTCGCGGAGGTCCTGGCCCGCATTCACCGGCGCAACGAAGACGAACGCGCACAACACCGACGGTGGCTACCCACCCGCACCGCCGGCGATGCAGCCTGA
- a CDS encoding DUF475 domain-containing protein produces the protein MILRTFGWSFAITVLGLIAAAFYGGWTAFGVVAILAVLEISLSFDNAAVNAGVLKKMNAFWQKIFLTIGVLIAVFGMRLIFPVVVVAVSAGTGPVEAVRLAVDQPDRYQQLVTDAHPTIAAFGGMFLLMIFIDFLFQEREIQWLRWIERPIAKLGKINALSLCLALIVLLIAATAFAPHAHQHIGHADKQTTVLIAGAAGLITYLIVGGLSGFFESRLEDEETRELEAQRTGKPRPAVALAGKAAFVMFLYLEVLDASFSFDGVIGAFAVTNDIVLMALGLGIGAMYVRSLTVYLVRQGTLDDYVYLEHGAHYAIGALAILLLVTIRYEINEVITGLAGVVLIGWSFISSVRRNRRIARSTTETPVPLASDSM, from the coding sequence ATGATTCTGAGAACGTTCGGCTGGTCCTTCGCGATCACCGTGCTCGGCCTGATCGCAGCGGCATTCTACGGCGGCTGGACCGCATTCGGGGTCGTCGCGATCCTCGCCGTCCTGGAGATCTCGCTGTCGTTCGACAACGCGGCGGTCAACGCCGGAGTCCTGAAGAAGATGAACGCCTTCTGGCAGAAGATCTTCCTCACCATCGGCGTGCTGATCGCCGTATTCGGCATGCGCCTGATCTTCCCCGTCGTGGTCGTCGCCGTCAGCGCCGGGACGGGACCGGTCGAGGCGGTCCGCCTCGCCGTCGACCAGCCCGACCGCTACCAGCAGCTGGTGACCGACGCGCACCCGACCATCGCGGCCTTCGGCGGCATGTTCCTGCTGATGATCTTCATCGACTTCCTGTTTCAGGAGCGGGAGATCCAGTGGCTCCGCTGGATCGAGCGGCCGATCGCCAAACTGGGCAAGATCAACGCCCTGTCGCTCTGCCTCGCACTGATCGTATTGCTCATCGCCGCAACAGCCTTCGCGCCGCACGCCCACCAGCACATCGGCCACGCCGACAAGCAGACGACCGTGCTGATCGCGGGTGCCGCGGGCCTGATCACCTATCTCATCGTCGGCGGCCTGTCCGGCTTCTTCGAAAGCCGCCTCGAAGACGAAGAGACACGCGAACTCGAGGCCCAGCGCACCGGCAAGCCGCGCCCGGCCGTGGCCCTCGCGGGCAAGGCAGCGTTCGTCATGTTCCTCTACCTCGAGGTCCTCGACGCCTCCTTCTCCTTCGACGGCGTCATCGGCGCCTTCGCCGTCACCAACGACATCGTCCTGATGGCGCTCGGCCTCGGCATCGGCGCCATGTACGTTCGGTCGCTCACCGTCTACCTGGTCCGCCAGGGCACCCTGGACGACTACGTGTACCTCGAGCACGGCGCCCACTACGCGATCGGCGCGCTCGCGATACTCCTGCTGGTCACCATCCGGTACGAGATCAACGAGGTGATCACCGGCCTCGCCGGCGTCGTCCTGATCGGCTGGTCGTTCATATCCTCGGTGCGGCGCAACCGACGAATCGCCCGGAGCACCACCGAAACCCCTGTCCCTCTCGCCTCGGACAGCATGTGA
- a CDS encoding nucleoside hydrolase, with translation MGDIDNEDADETFESASGSLPGFAERYADLGFGPLAERLRGDGPPPPPVRGTPLIIDTDIGGDPDDALAIACAARGAPELALVLTTDENHGGRARFARHLLDLLDRQDIPVVAGADLGNNRYYVVDDLVPDDVPRQPTDVLDAVRTVCAATDGPVRWVGMGPLTNLAEILRRAPELARRLVVTQMGGAINYRDPRRAEHNFRLDPAAARHVVDTVPALQLVLSDITFTDETAVDADTAVYKSLAEPGSPAWAALLTAHLDRWFRRFHPRSMQHDPLALTAALQLPFVDFGRRRLTLAEDARMSADAGGSPLWVSGRADYPAFRTWLADLLTP, from the coding sequence ATGGGTGACATCGATAACGAGGACGCCGACGAAACGTTCGAATCGGCGTCGGGATCCCTGCCCGGATTCGCCGAGCGCTACGCCGATCTCGGCTTCGGCCCGCTGGCGGAACGCCTCCGCGGCGACGGGCCGCCGCCCCCGCCGGTCCGGGGCACCCCGCTCATCATCGACACCGATATCGGCGGCGACCCCGACGACGCCCTGGCCATCGCCTGTGCCGCCCGCGGCGCACCCGAACTCGCCCTCGTGCTCACCACCGACGAAAACCACGGCGGGCGGGCACGATTCGCTCGCCACCTGCTCGACCTGCTCGACCGGCAGGACATCCCCGTCGTCGCCGGCGCGGATCTCGGCAACAACCGCTACTACGTCGTCGACGATCTCGTCCCCGACGACGTGCCGCGCCAGCCGACCGATGTGCTCGACGCGGTGCGCACCGTCTGCGCCGCCACCGACGGGCCGGTCCGCTGGGTCGGCATGGGACCGCTGACCAACCTCGCCGAAATCCTGCGCCGCGCACCGGAACTGGCCCGGCGCCTGGTGGTCACTCAGATGGGCGGGGCCATCAACTATCGCGATCCCCGGCGCGCCGAGCACAATTTCCGGCTCGACCCCGCCGCCGCCCGCCACGTCGTCGACACCGTGCCGGCCCTGCAACTCGTGCTGTCCGACATCACCTTCACCGACGAGACCGCCGTGGACGCCGACACGGCCGTCTACAAGTCGCTGGCCGAACCGGGCTCGCCCGCCTGGGCGGCGCTGCTGACCGCCCACCTGGACCGGTGGTTCCGGCGATTCCACCCCAGGAGCATGCAGCACGATCCGCTCGCCCTCACCGCGGCCCTGCAATTGCCCTTCGTCGACTTCGGCCGCCGCCGTCTCACTCTCGCCGAGGACGCCCGCATGTCCGCCGACGCCGGCGGAAGCCCGCTCTGGGTCTCCGGCCGCGCCGACTACCCCGCCTTCCGCACCTGGCTGGCCGACCTGCTCACGCCCTGA